One Chloroflexota bacterium DNA segment encodes these proteins:
- a CDS encoding thiamine pyrophosphate-dependent dehydrogenase E1 component subunit alpha gives MEQERDQTRLLAMYHTMVLARSLDERMWQLNRQGKAPFVISCQGHEAAQVGAAFAMRPKHDWIVPYYRDLAMMLAMGMTPREVMLGLLAKAEDPSSGGRQMPAHYSHRALNIVSHSSPTGTQVPHAVGVAMGAQMRGDDIVVWTAFGEGTSSQGDVHEAMNLAGVMKLPVIFFCENNGYAISVPQHKQMGVENVSDRGPGYGFPGITVDGTNVLEVYEAMTAAVERARRGDGPTLIEAKCVRLTAHSSDDNDRTYRSPEDIKAMRTRDPIASFEHFLRDEGMLDDAKVAAIRAEIKEIVNDATAYAEAAPLPDPSTVRKYVFAE, from the coding sequence ATGGAGCAAGAACGCGATCAAACGCGGTTGTTAGCGATGTATCACACGATGGTTTTGGCTCGTTCGCTTGATGAGCGAATGTGGCAATTGAATCGTCAAGGCAAAGCCCCTTTTGTTATTTCCTGCCAAGGTCATGAGGCTGCTCAAGTAGGCGCAGCCTTTGCAATGCGCCCCAAACACGATTGGATTGTGCCCTACTATCGTGATTTAGCAATGATGTTGGCCATGGGAATGACCCCGCGCGAGGTGATGCTCGGCTTGTTGGCGAAAGCCGAAGATCCTAGCAGTGGTGGCCGCCAGATGCCCGCTCACTATAGCCATCGCGCTTTGAATATTGTTTCGCACTCGTCGCCAACGGGCACCCAAGTGCCGCATGCCGTCGGTGTCGCGATGGGCGCACAAATGCGCGGCGATGATATTGTGGTTTGGACGGCGTTTGGCGAAGGGACATCATCACAGGGCGATGTCCACGAGGCCATGAACTTGGCTGGGGTGATGAAATTACCAGTAATTTTCTTCTGCGAAAATAATGGCTACGCCATCTCCGTGCCCCAGCACAAACAAATGGGCGTGGAAAACGTCTCGGATCGCGGCCCAGGTTATGGGTTTCCTGGGATCACGGTTGATGGCACTAATGTGCTTGAGGTTTACGAAGCTATGACGGCTGCGGTCGAACGCGCCCGCCGTGGCGACGGCCCAACCTTGATCGAGGCCAAATGTGTGCGTTTGACCGCCCACTCCTCTGATGATAATGATCGGACGTATCGCTCACCCGAAGATATCAAGGCCATGCGCACCCGCGACCCAATCGCGAGCTTTGAACATTTCTTGCGCGATGAAGGCATGCTCGATGATGCCAAAGTTGCCGCAATTCGCGCCGAAATTAAAGAAATTGTCAATGATGCAACAGCCTATGCTGAAGCAGCACCCTTGCCCGATCCCAGCACGGTGCGCAAATATGTGTTTGCCGAATAA
- a CDS encoding TetR family transcriptional regulator, whose amino-acid sequence MHAETLTPERILNATVDVLRRYGPNKATVVDVARELGVSHGSVYRHFASKSALLDAVAERWLAEISAPLDEVLQCQDRSVAKLRAWLECLMHTKQQRASQDPQLFATYSGLVQGLRQVTDQHVAHMIAQIERLVHEGVASAEFVVNDANATATAIWHATARFHNPLFVAAWSEPSLAVEFEAVWELMINGLLVR is encoded by the coding sequence ATGCACGCTGAAACGCTGACTCCCGAACGAATTTTGAATGCTACTGTTGATGTGTTGCGGCGCTATGGGCCAAATAAAGCCACAGTAGTTGATGTTGCCCGTGAACTGGGAGTTAGCCATGGCAGTGTGTATCGCCATTTTGCTAGCAAATCGGCCTTGCTCGATGCGGTTGCTGAACGCTGGCTAGCTGAAATTTCAGCGCCGTTGGATGAGGTGCTGCAATGCCAAGACCGAAGTGTAGCTAAATTACGGGCTTGGCTGGAGTGTTTGATGCATACCAAACAACAGCGAGCCAGCCAAGATCCGCAACTTTTTGCGACCTATAGTGGCTTGGTGCAAGGGCTACGTCAGGTAACCGATCAACATGTGGCACATATGATCGCCCAGATTGAGCGTTTGGTGCATGAAGGTGTGGCTAGTGCTGAGTTTGTGGTGAATGATGCCAATGCGACGGCAACCGCGATTTGGCATGCAACCGCCCGCTTTCACAACCCGCTGTTTGTGGCGGCTTGGAGTGAGCCAAGCTTGGCGGTGGAATTTGAAGCGGTTTGGGAATTGATGATTAACGGCTTACTGGTGCGCTAA
- a CDS encoding alpha-ketoacid dehydrogenase subunit beta yields the protein MAELNLLEAINQALDQAMANDERVYIIGEDVGQRGGVFRVTDGLHAKYGSKRVIDAPLAESIIIGSSIGAAMYGMRPIAEIQFADFIFPAFNQIISEAARMRYRSNNTWEVPLVIRAPYGGGIHGALYHSQSIEAFFAHIPGLKVVAPSTPYDAKAMLLAAIDDPDPVLFLEHKKCYRLIKGYVPDEHYTVPIGKADIAREGSDVSVITYGMMRHYAVEAAEMLAKEDISVEVVDLRSLVPLDRETILNSVKKTSKVLVLYEDNLFGGYGAEIAAIIAQDGFEYLDAPVQRLAGLDIPAMPYSAPLENEFLPTPSKIADTLRDLVNY from the coding sequence GTGGCAGAATTAAATCTCTTGGAAGCGATCAATCAAGCGCTCGACCAAGCCATGGCCAACGACGAGCGGGTCTATATTATTGGTGAAGATGTTGGTCAGCGCGGCGGGGTGTTTCGGGTTACCGATGGTTTGCACGCCAAATATGGGAGCAAACGGGTGATCGATGCACCACTCGCTGAGTCAATTATTATTGGCTCGTCAATTGGTGCAGCAATGTATGGTATGCGCCCAATCGCCGAAATTCAATTTGCCGATTTTATCTTCCCAGCCTTCAACCAAATTATCAGCGAAGCCGCCCGCATGCGCTATCGCTCAAATAATACGTGGGAAGTACCCTTAGTTATTCGCGCTCCCTATGGCGGCGGTATCCACGGGGCACTCTATCACTCACAAAGTATCGAGGCCTTTTTCGCCCATATTCCAGGCCTCAAGGTGGTTGCGCCGTCAACGCCGTATGATGCCAAGGCTATGCTGCTGGCAGCGATTGATGATCCCGATCCAGTGTTGTTTTTAGAGCACAAAAAATGCTATCGCTTGATCAAAGGCTATGTGCCAGATGAGCACTATACTGTGCCAATTGGCAAGGCCGATATCGCCCGTGAAGGCAGTGATGTTTCGGTCATTACGTATGGAATGATGCGTCATTACGCCGTTGAGGCCGCTGAAATGCTGGCCAAGGAAGATATTAGCGTCGAAGTCGTTGATTTGCGTTCGTTAGTGCCACTTGATCGCGAAACAATTCTCAATTCGGTTAAGAAAACCAGTAAAGTGTTGGTGCTCTACGAAGATAATTTGTTTGGTGGTTATGGCGCAGAAATTGCCGCAATCATCGCCCAAGATGGCTTTGAATACCTCGATGCGCCAGTGCAACGCTTAGCAGGCTTGGATATTCCAGCGATGCCCTATAGTGCGCCACTCGAAAACGAGTTCTTGCCAACTCCAAGCAAAATTGCCGATACACTGCGCGATTTAGTCAATTATTAG
- a CDS encoding FHA domain-containing protein: MRKHSWFTIIALLSLLWVLPAPAQSQSQDDKPKVVITHQVVTEKNALSVEAYFSVRYNDGRAVPVNEISSTVLDLKNGEPPVQAVPQDPTTPIKIALVMDQSGSMNPFIEEVKRAANQAIDQAPANAKIAVFTFTRMNSVDVYLPAFDFSDDRNAVKDYINQNYRSEPGGETCLYTAAHQATDFLLNTLKPEERRAIILFTDGKDEDINGNQCSDKSVIDVTTKAGPTQGTKTPIYTIGLCSADCARIQPESLRQISDNTQAISLVGPRDQMSAAFITIMDSIKNQKYTSGFLRPCVETQVTLEVQLVSGDTIAGIIPIGAHKCYNPTVSEAKIANLNPLPEKQKYSFNFTTTNTSPVNMVGVELQVLGPSQTLVYTEPIAVSISPQETKTIPMEMSDTKLTVAGNYTLHVLGYSSDGFTFRIGNPSERSEILATQAFAHSPIPITFEIRSNPVVDYETNTIRIDDVEITDEQSIIDPKFTYYKVRLFREDMQLFESERIQLDPTNPKIAIPLADIPQELIPTEQQSQLNLQIILETSNIRPIESPFKSFLFPVKPKEPFLKRYGVYVLIALVVIAIAAGFWYLWRNRKPKAGNVPMPYNPPTQAFNRIDLPGVNPASRQNANVPQQPQQQSAVRPAPHSAVNQPARPQSPASNANASIPTAHFDGGMPDNGATMIYNPAPVASRQQQLHVRVVQTPDPSQIQNKTITMFPCTIGRSEASVIVTGDKLLSRQHVEISLIGGQFYVADLSKNGLFINEQRQQANTPIQLRLPTTIRLGQDTYIELSQ, from the coding sequence ATGAGAAAGCATAGTTGGTTCACCATCATCGCGTTGCTCAGCCTCTTGTGGGTTTTGCCAGCGCCTGCCCAATCCCAATCACAAGACGACAAGCCCAAAGTCGTCATTACTCACCAAGTCGTTACCGAAAAGAACGCCTTGAGTGTCGAGGCCTATTTTAGCGTTCGCTATAACGATGGTCGCGCGGTTCCGGTCAACGAGATCTCCTCAACTGTGCTTGATCTCAAAAATGGTGAACCACCTGTCCAAGCCGTGCCCCAAGATCCAACCACGCCAATCAAAATTGCCTTGGTCATGGATCAGAGTGGCAGTATGAATCCGTTCATCGAAGAAGTTAAACGAGCAGCCAACCAAGCCATCGATCAAGCCCCAGCCAATGCCAAAATCGCTGTCTTTACCTTCACGCGGATGAACAGTGTTGATGTGTATTTGCCAGCCTTTGATTTTAGTGATGATCGCAACGCCGTTAAAGATTATATCAATCAGAACTATCGTTCTGAGCCAGGCGGCGAAACCTGTCTCTACACCGCTGCGCATCAGGCTACTGATTTCTTATTAAATACGCTCAAACCAGAAGAACGGCGAGCAATTATTCTCTTTACTGATGGTAAAGATGAAGATATTAATGGCAATCAGTGCAGCGATAAAAGCGTCATTGATGTGACAACCAAAGCCGGCCCAACCCAAGGTACCAAAACTCCAATTTATACAATTGGGCTATGTTCAGCCGATTGTGCGCGAATTCAACCCGAATCTTTGCGCCAAATTTCAGATAACACCCAAGCTATCTCGTTGGTTGGCCCGCGTGACCAAATGTCAGCGGCCTTTATCACGATTATGGATAGCATCAAGAATCAAAAATATACCAGCGGTTTCTTACGGCCCTGTGTTGAAACCCAAGTAACCTTGGAAGTTCAACTTGTCAGCGGCGATACAATCGCTGGGATTATTCCAATTGGCGCACATAAATGCTATAACCCAACCGTGAGCGAGGCCAAAATCGCCAATCTCAATCCATTGCCTGAAAAACAAAAATACTCGTTCAATTTCACCACCACCAATACGAGCCCAGTAAATATGGTTGGGGTGGAGCTACAAGTGCTTGGGCCAAGCCAAACCTTGGTTTATACTGAGCCGATCGCGGTCAGTATTTCGCCTCAAGAAACTAAAACTATTCCAATGGAAATGAGCGATACCAAGCTAACCGTAGCTGGCAACTATACCTTGCATGTGCTTGGTTATAGCAGTGATGGCTTTACCTTCCGCATTGGTAACCCCAGCGAGCGCAGCGAAATCTTGGCAACCCAAGCCTTTGCTCACTCACCGATTCCAATTACCTTTGAAATTCGCTCAAATCCAGTCGTCGATTATGAAACCAATACCATTCGAATCGATGATGTCGAAATTACCGATGAACAAAGTATCATCGACCCTAAATTTACCTACTATAAAGTCCGGTTGTTCCGCGAAGATATGCAGCTTTTTGAATCGGAGCGGATTCAACTCGACCCAACCAATCCTAAAATTGCCATTCCATTAGCTGATATTCCCCAAGAGTTGATTCCAACTGAGCAACAGAGCCAACTCAATTTACAGATTATTTTAGAAACCTCGAATATTCGGCCTATCGAATCGCCGTTCAAGAGTTTCTTGTTCCCAGTCAAGCCCAAAGAGCCATTCCTTAAACGTTATGGGGTCTATGTGCTGATCGCCTTAGTGGTGATTGCGATCGCGGCTGGTTTCTGGTATCTCTGGCGCAATCGCAAGCCCAAAGCTGGCAATGTGCCGATGCCATATAACCCACCAACCCAAGCCTTTAACCGGATCGACTTGCCAGGCGTTAACCCAGCTTCACGGCAAAATGCCAATGTGCCCCAACAACCGCAGCAACAATCGGCGGTTCGGCCAGCTCCCCATTCGGCAGTCAATCAACCGGCTCGGCCCCAAAGCCCAGCCTCAAACGCCAACGCCAGCATTCCAACTGCCCATTTCGATGGCGGTATGCCCGACAATGGCGCAACCATGATTTATAACCCAGCACCAGTCGCTAGCCGCCAGCAACAGCTGCATGTCCGCGTGGTGCAAACACCTGATCCCAGCCAGATTCAAAATAAAACGATTACGATGTTCCCATGTACGATCGGGCGCAGCGAAGCCAGCGTAATCGTGACTGGCGATAAATTGCTCTCGCGCCAGCATGTCGAAATTAGCTTGATCGGCGGGCAATTCTATGTGGCCGATTTGAGCAAGAATGGCTTGTTTATCAACGAACAACGCCAGCAAGCTAATACGCCAATTCAATTGCGCTTGCCCACAACCATTCGCCTTGGCCAAGATACCTATATTGAGCTAAGTCAATAG
- a CDS encoding 2-oxo acid dehydrogenase subunit E2, translating into MSVEFKMPKLGESVTEGTVGRWLKQPGESLELYEPMLEVTTDKVDTEIPSPVNGRLLEIRVNEGDTVPVGTVIAVLEDSSSATVAAVAAPAAPAVTSQASSNNGGGNSFMSPVVARLVSQHNLDIKQIAGTGKDGRVTKQDVERFMAQGDAAKPAPMPMPTPTAPTPAPMPVIKPSSTPAPMPTITGSLLAKPVAYTPPATPAVPSIEPFVGDELQPLSGMRRAIAEHMVRSKATSPHVTTVMEVDLSTIIAHRDQHKADFERQGVKLTFTPYFVQATVAGLRAVPIVNATYTDEGILLHKSVNVGMAVAIPDGLIVPVLHNADEKSLLGLSRTVNDLAERARTRRLTADEVKDGTFTITNHGVSGSLFAMPIINQPQSGILGIGAIQKRPVVVTINGADAIAIRPMCYLSFTFDHRLIDGATADKFLAIVKQQLEQFA; encoded by the coding sequence ATGTCCGTCGAATTTAAGATGCCAAAGCTTGGTGAGAGCGTCACCGAGGGCACAGTTGGGCGCTGGCTCAAGCAACCAGGCGAGAGCCTTGAACTCTATGAGCCAATGCTCGAAGTTACCACCGATAAAGTGGATACCGAAATTCCTTCGCCAGTCAATGGGCGCTTGCTCGAAATTCGGGTCAACGAAGGCGATACCGTGCCAGTTGGTACGGTCATTGCGGTCTTGGAAGATAGTAGTAGCGCTACGGTTGCCGCCGTTGCTGCACCAGCTGCACCCGCCGTCACCAGCCAAGCAAGCAGCAATAACGGCGGTGGCAATAGCTTTATGTCACCAGTCGTTGCTCGCTTGGTCAGCCAGCATAACCTCGATATTAAGCAAATTGCTGGCACTGGCAAAGATGGCCGCGTCACCAAGCAAGATGTTGAGCGCTTTATGGCTCAGGGTGATGCTGCCAAACCAGCACCGATGCCCATGCCAACGCCAACCGCGCCAACCCCAGCGCCAATGCCCGTAATCAAACCAAGCTCAACGCCAGCACCAATGCCGACGATTACTGGCAGTTTGCTGGCTAAACCAGTGGCTTATACTCCGCCAGCCACGCCAGCCGTGCCGAGCATCGAGCCATTTGTTGGTGATGAATTACAACCATTGAGTGGCATGCGCCGCGCAATCGCTGAGCATATGGTGCGCTCAAAAGCAACCTCGCCGCACGTTACCACAGTGATGGAAGTTGATCTCAGCACGATCATCGCGCATCGCGACCAACATAAAGCCGATTTCGAGCGTCAAGGGGTTAAATTAACCTTTACACCCTATTTTGTGCAGGCAACTGTAGCAGGCTTACGAGCAGTGCCAATTGTCAATGCCACCTATACCGATGAAGGCATTTTGCTGCATAAATCGGTTAACGTTGGCATGGCCGTGGCCATTCCCGATGGCCTGATCGTGCCAGTGCTGCATAACGCCGATGAAAAGAGCTTGCTGGGACTTTCGCGCACAGTCAACGATTTGGCCGAACGCGCCCGCACGCGTCGCCTAACTGCCGATGAAGTTAAAGATGGTACTTTTACCATTACAAATCACGGCGTAAGTGGCTCGCTATTTGCCATGCCAATCATCAACCAGCCTCAATCGGGCATTTTGGGAATTGGTGCAATTCAAAAGCGGCCTGTGGTCGTGACGATCAACGGAGCCGATGCAATCGCCATTCGGCCCATGTGCTACCTCAGTTTTACGTTTGACCACCGTTTGATCGATGGCGCAACCGCCGATAAATTCTTGGCAATCGTCAAGCAACAACTTGAGCAATTTGCCTAG